A single region of the Marinobacter nanhaiticus D15-8W genome encodes:
- the bioD gene encoding dethiobiotin synthase translates to MAKKTFFVTGTDTGVGKTLVSAALLHAAKAAGLRTIAMKPVASGCDQTPEGLRNEDALALQAAMTESLPYEQINPIALEPAIAPHIAALQAGRQLSVQRLVGLCRGLQMRPADFMLIEGAGGWRVPLNDRETYARVPQEMDLPVILVVPLQLGCINHALLSAEAIRADGLKVAGWVANRIGPEPMAVEPENLQYLRTHMAAPMIGELPWQPEPDPEALSAHLDINGLFDF, encoded by the coding sequence ATGGCAAAGAAAACCTTCTTCGTAACGGGCACCGACACCGGCGTCGGAAAAACCTTGGTATCGGCGGCTCTGCTCCATGCCGCAAAGGCGGCTGGCCTGCGTACCATCGCCATGAAGCCGGTCGCGTCCGGCTGTGACCAGACGCCTGAGGGTCTGCGTAACGAGGACGCCCTGGCGCTCCAGGCTGCCATGACTGAGAGCCTGCCTTACGAACAGATCAATCCGATCGCTCTCGAGCCGGCGATCGCCCCGCATATAGCCGCCCTCCAGGCCGGCCGACAGTTGTCGGTGCAGCGTCTGGTGGGCCTATGCCGTGGATTGCAGATGCGGCCCGCAGATTTCATGCTGATCGAAGGTGCAGGCGGCTGGCGTGTGCCGCTCAATGACCGGGAAACGTACGCTCGGGTTCCTCAGGAAATGGATTTGCCCGTCATCCTCGTCGTCCCCTTGCAGTTGGGCTGCATCAACCATGCCTTGCTGAGTGCGGAGGCGATTCGTGCCGATGGACTCAAGGTTGCAGGCTGGGTCGCCAACCGTATTGGACCCGAGCCGATGGCTGTGGAGCCGGAAAACCTCCAGTATCTGCGCACCCACATGGCAGCCCCGATGATCGGCGAACTGCCTTGGCAGCCAGAACCGGATCCCGAGGCCTTATCAGCCCACCTCGATATCAATGGTCTGTTTGATTTTTAG
- a CDS encoding flagellar basal body rod C-terminal domain-containing protein translates to MINNSFAIGIQGVQDGMVGMENSARKIARAGADGPQGINAESGNSLVEPIVELNLYSRSVEASAQVVKTADETVGTLLDIMA, encoded by the coding sequence ATGATCAACAACAGTTTTGCAATTGGTATTCAGGGCGTACAGGATGGCATGGTCGGAATGGAAAACTCCGCCCGCAAGATCGCCCGTGCTGGCGCCGACGGTCCGCAAGGTATCAACGCCGAGAGTGGCAACAGCTTGGTCGAGCCGATCGTTGAACTTAACCTCTATTCCCGGAGTGTCGAGGCCTCGGCCCAAGTCGTGAAGACGGCTGACGAGACTGTGGGAACGCTTCTGGACATCATGGCCTAG